One segment of Alligator mississippiensis isolate rAllMis1 chromosome 13, rAllMis1, whole genome shotgun sequence DNA contains the following:
- the PRR35 gene encoding proline-rich protein 35 has protein sequence MSKDEVSCKLTSVYKHKERKPKKPHYIPRPWGKPYNYKCFQCPFTCMEKSHLYNHMKYSLCKNSLSLLIESDWPYKKGNLLHPELRLLQATETSRLRGRRDEQEACDSSAAAGVMANPKQAADGDDEGDKPAPEAEVLPSEGINEEASHFQEEEEDMTGLLRELDSAEKKEKAKEEAGDPSEPEVNTLVFGFKNKRDKPCKEVEPDFIITDVFSLKNHMMKGKETPSPDLEAKPKHCKVPKKCLGSSGILMEQWKLVANGQRRGTNDVSPPRTEGNIIPCYPPPAYGDYHEPHGLNLSLLGINYPLNPSLFSYLGPTMTNSATAHPHLTQLPFLASTAQLMHPHSTHFQPLQHPERSAFLPRFYYPLLFEHTFSSTESKTAAGKPEAQQPAGSAMPAPPQPQTASEPQKAGLLKVPVLKTNFPWAKGVREEEEEKWLPQEKESNPALGINSLRKKPAPDVYQNLVGIKDGVFLPNSIRKAELPVVTCLENAGAPVSSLKRKFIGSGLDFMPPDTLIPGKLGYHSSTLRMTPAQLPKSLDRWHMEFHTCPTEEQVKTSGPEVVSPAITPSDHTPCKQSKVQETSASTTDPEATTLLIGDLSKTLEEYQEVEKKLSDLAKEDTPGQKHLREQLVKIRRELYHIHQALEKATKPHEGPLDLSVKRSSEGLEKGHQAKKDAYNLSIGGEKLQSKDQGAINKCVAAGEPGDGDGMPSCLLEAENKTIDLLIKMSRSENLRASSTEAHLGAVIKAEVLPLNVPLELRHVMEPYYSRTTKCEADSSVLLCSDGRSSTTQGPQLPVTEDGPLSCRAMQRSLSCGLPNDTDAVCIHSPLNPDP, from the exons ATGTCAAAGGATGAAGTAAGCTGCAAGTTGACTTCAGTCTACAAGCACAAGGAGCGTAAGCCTAAAAAACCACATTACATCCCAAGGCCATGGGGGAAGCCCTACAACTACAAGTGCTTCCAGTGCCCTTTCACCTGCATGGAGAAGTCCCATCTCTATAACCACATGAAGTACAGCCTCTGTAAGAACTCACTCTCACTGCTTATCGAGTCTGACTGGCCCTACAAAAAAGGAAACTTGCTGCACCCTGAGCTTCGCCTCCTGCAGGCCACAGAGACATCTCGGCTCCGTGGGAGGAGGGATGAGCAAGAAGCCTGTGACtcttcagctgcagctggagtgatggCTAATCCAAAGCAAGCTGCAGATGGAGATGATGAGGGAGACAAGCCAGCACCAGAAGCTGAAGTCCTGCCCTCAGAAGGGATCAATGAAGAAGCCAGCCATTttcaagaggaggaggaagacatgACTGGGCTGCTGAGGGAGCTGGATTCAGCTGAGAAGAAGGAGAAAGCAAAGGAGGAGGCAGGTGATCCTTCTGAACCAGAGGTGAACACCCTGGTCTTTGGATTCAAGAACAAAAGGGACAAGCCTTGCAAAGAGGTTGAGCCTGATTTCATCATCACAGATGTCTTCTCACTGAAGAACCACATGATGAAGGGCAAGGAAACTCCTTCTCCAGACTTAGAAGCCAAGCCAAAGCATTGCAAGGTGCCAAAGAAATGCCTGGGGAGCAGCGGGATTCTCATGGAGCAGTGGAAGCTGGTTGCTAATGGGCAAAGAAGAGGTACCAACGATGTCTCCCCACCACGTACGGAAGGCAACATCATTCCCTGCTATCCCCCTCCAGCCTATGGTGATTACCATGAACCTCATGGCCTGAACCTCTCACTGCTGGGCATTAACTACCCGCTGAACCCCAGCCTCTTTTCCTATCTAGGTCCCACCATGACCAACAgtgccacagcccacccccacctcacaCAGCTGCCCTTCCTAGCCTCCACTGCTCAGCTGATGCACCCACATTCCACTcacttccagcccctccagcacccTGAGAGATCAGCCTTCCTGCCCCGTTTCTACTACCCCTTGCTCTTTGAACATACCTTCAGCTCCACTGAAAGCAAGACAGCTGCAGGCAAACCAGaagcccagcagccagcagggtcagccatgccagctcctccccaacCCCAAACTGCCAGTGAACCCCAGAAAGCAGGACTGCTGAAGGTGCCAGTGCTGAAGACCAATTTTCCTTGGGCGAAAGGTGTCcgcgaggaagaggaggagaaatggTTGCcccaagaaaaagaaagcaatccAGCTTTGGGCATCAACAGCTTGCGCAAAAAGCCAGCACCTGATGTCTACCAGAATCTTGTGGGCATAAAGGATGGTGTCTTTCTCCCCAACAGCATCAGGAAGGCAGAGTTACCAGTGGTCACTTGCCTGGAGAATGCTGGTGCTCCAGTCAGCTCTCTGAAGAGGAAGTTCATTGGGAGTGGGCTTGATTTTATGCCACCTGACACACTGATTCCTGGAAAACTAGGCTATCATTCCAG cACTTTGAGAAtgacccctgcccagctcccaaaGTCCCTGGACCGCTGGCACATGGAGTTCCACACTTGTCCAACTGAAGAGCAGGTGAAAACTAGTGGCCCAGAAGTTGTGTCCCCAGCAATCACCCCCTCGGATCACACCCCGTGTAAGCAGAGCAAAGTGCAAGAGACTTCAGCCAGCACAACAGACCCCGAGGCCACCACCCTGCTCATTGGGGATCTGTCAAAAACCCTTGAGGAGTACCAGGAGGTGGAGAAGAAACTCTCTGACCTGGCAAAAGAGGACACCCCTGGACAAAAGCACCTGAGAGAGCAGCTAGTCAAAATCCGAAGGGAACTCTACCACATCCACCAGGCACTAGAGAAAGCCACCAAGCCCCATGAAGGCCCCTTGGACCTCTCAGTGAAAAGATCCTCAGAAGGGCTTGAGAAGGGCCACCAGGCCAAGAAAGATGCCTATAACCTTAGTATAGGAGGTGAAAAGCTCCAGAGCAAAGACCAAGGTGCTATCAACAAGTGTGTAGCAGCTGGAGAACCTGGAGATGGGGACGGAATGCCAAGTTGCCTTCTTGAGGCTGAGAACAAAACCATTGATCTGCTGATCAAGATGAGCCGGTCAGAGAACCTCCGGGCATCGTCTACCGAGGCTCATCTGGGTGCCGTTATCAAAGCTGAGGTGCTGCCCCTCAACGTGCCCCTGGAGCTCCGACATGTGATGGAACCCTACTATAGCCGCACCACCAAGTGTGAGGCAGACTCCAGCGTGCTGCTCTGCTCAGATGGGCGCTCCAGCACCACCCAAGGCCCTCAGCTCCCTGTGACTGAGGATGGCCCACTGAGCTGCCGGGCCATGCAGCGCTCCCTGTCCTGTGGTCTTCCCAACGACACAGATGCAGTGTGTATCCACAGCCCTTTAAACCCGGACCCGTGA